In one Oncorhynchus masou masou isolate Uvic2021 chromosome 23, UVic_Omas_1.1, whole genome shotgun sequence genomic region, the following are encoded:
- the LOC135511052 gene encoding inhibitory synaptic factor 2A-like, producing the protein MVSKENSKVVLSNSESDSEAGPSQSLEVQYGPDGKQQVKKRNKALQVRFKDICDAQKEQRAGGRGARSISCKVAYRKYMTMPARRSIPNVTKSTGVQTSPDLTKHYQTFPFERKKGHTIKHTALVEDYKGQNNGFLSDLKGQEEALGLEECSSSQGAGKHVRQTQALLHHTDDSSGTEDLLSIANCVDGRACPDSSRITKDTECFANDPTPRGEPENPAYGARTKHKGLSKADTMGANPSAKRQLANCEEPLQDTRSKVTSPVAWNSLTQVEGLGLGSPSVRCKRKKAMQPNGQQSQTLPHPHSAGCSVARVKAHQCRSGTLPTPMKPQPGLDSQACPRGRQGACKEIVPLAGNGDIKEKLQAMENLISSSQETIKVLLGVIQELEKGEAQREGLSYRTGQDTANCDTCRNSACIIYSVELDFKQQEDKLQPLIKRLCPLDDPQYPALPYPHEVFTSTPKRKSKTESKKHGRWKLWFL; encoded by the exons ATGGTGAGCAAGGAAAACAGCAAGGTCGTGCTATCCAACTCAGAGTCCGATTCAGAGGCAGGCCCGTCACAAAGCCTGGAGGTGCAGTACGGTCCTGACGGCAAACAGCAGGTGAAGAAGAGGAACAAAGCCTTACAAGTCCGCTTCAAGGACATATGTGACGCCCAGAAGGAGCAGCGGGCAGGGGGGCGAGGAGCCAGGTCCATTTCCTGTAAAGTGGCTTACAGGAAGTACATGACGATGCCTGCGCGGCGCTCCATCCCCAATGTGACTAAGAGCACAGGTGTCCAGACGTCACCGGACCTTACGAAACACTACCAGACTTTCCCCTTCGAGCGAAAAAAAGGACACACGATCAAACACACGGCCTTGGTGGAGGACTACAAGGGCCAGAACAACGGGTTTTTGAGTGACTTGAAAGGGCAGGAGGAGGCGCTCGGTTTAGAGGAGTGCTCGTCTTCTCAGGGTGCAGGGAAGCATGTGCGGCAGACGCAAGCACTGCTCCACCACACGGACGACAGCAGTGGCACAGAGGATCTGTTATCCATTGCCAACTGTGTAGATGGGCGTGCGTGTCCGGACTCCTCTCGCATCACAAAGGACACAGAATGCTTTGCAAACGACCCAACTCCCAGGGGAGAGCCAGAGAACCCTGCCTATGGCGCGAGGACCAAACACAAAGGATTATCCAAAGCGGACACAATGGGTGCCAACCCTTCTGCCAAGCGCCAGCTGGCCAACTGTGAAGAACCCTTACAGGACACAAGGTCAAAGGTCACAAGTCCAGTTGCCTGGAACTCCCTGACGCAAGTGGAAGGTCTAGGCCTAGGGAGTCCGTCGGTGCGCTGCAAACGCAAAAAGGCCATGCAGCCCAATGGACAACAGTCCCAGACACTGCCCCACCCCCACAGTGCTGGCTGCTCTGTAGCTAGGGTAAAGGCACATCAGTGCCGATCAGGGACTTTACCAACCCCAATGAAACCCCAACCGGGCCTGGACAGCCAGGCTTGCCCCCGAGGACGGCAGGGTGCCTGCAAGGAGATAGTGCCCTTAGCTGGGAACGGGGATATTAAAGAAAAGCTCCAGGCCATGGAAAACCTCATCAGCTCCAGTCAGGAGACCATCAAAGTCTTACTGGGGGTCATCCAAGAGCTGGAGAAGGGCGAGGCTCAGAGAGAAGG GCTTTCCTAccgaacaggacaggacacagccaacTGCGACACGTGTCGAAACAGTGCCTGCATCATTTATAG tgtgGAGCTGGACTTCAAGCAACAGGAGGACAAATTACAGCCCCTGATTAAGAGACTGTGCCCCTTGGATGACCCTCAATACCCTGCTCTGCCTTACCCCCATGAGGTGTTCACCTCAACCCCCAAACGCAAGTCCAAGACAGAGTCCAAAAAGCATGGTCGCTGGAAACTCTGGTTCCTATAA
- the LOC135511053 gene encoding indoleamine 2,3-dioxygenase 2-like, whose product MEDGERFPRSALQIDLDCFFVSEEFGFILEQPATDLPDYYRVWMGLASNLTPLIQTHQLRDLVNEMPVLSPHHLKGHRELRLAHLALGFITMGYVWQEGQHLPAQTLPKSLALPYWLVSKRLGLPPILTYADSVLVNWRLKDPTGDMEIGNLETLFSFPGGESCKGFFLVSLLVERAASSGIQGAFSVMNAVVTCDIISIQKGLYKVGQSLRKMKEIFELMHRHVDPTAFHGTLRIFFSGWRDNPMLPGGLLYEGIVEEPMMLSGGSAAQSSSIQCFDALLGICHDDHAASFLKRMREYMLPSHRQLIETLSGCPPLRDFILSCSSPSLCVNYDSCVSALVNLRSYHLSVVTRYITVPGHRARAMRCPLNGVGSALDETGTGGSSPLPFLKSIRDATQRALISQT is encoded by the exons ATGGAAGACGGAGAGAGATTCCCTAGGTCAGCACTTCAGATTGACCTGGACTGTTTCTTCGTGTCTGAGGAGTTTGGATTCATCCTGGAGCAGCCAGCA ACAGACCTTCCAGATTACTACCGGGTATGGATGGGCTTGGCCAGCAACCTCACACCCCTCATCCAAACACATCAGCTGCGAGACCTGGTCAATGAG ATGCCAGTGCTGAGTCCCCATCACCTAAAGGGCCACCGGGAGCTGAGGCTGGCTCACCTGGCCCTGGGCTTCATCACCATGGGGTATGTCTGGCAGGAGGGGCAACACCTGCCGGCCCAG ACTCTCCCAAAATCCCTGGCTCTGCCCTACTGGCTGGTCTCCAAGAGACTCGGCCTGCCTCCCATCCTGACCTATGCAGACTCTGTTCTGGTCAACTGGAGACTCAAGGACCCTACAGG GGACATGGAAATTGG GAACTTGGAAACACTGTTCTCTTTCCCTGGGGGAGAAAGCTGTAAAGGGTTCTTCCTGGTCTCTCTTTTGGTGGAGAGGGCTGCTAGCTCAGGGATACAG GGGGCATTTTCAGTgatgaatgctgtggtaacctgtgACATCATCAGCATACAGAAGGGCCTCTACAAAGTGGGCCAGTCTCTGAGGAAGATGAAGGAAATATTTGAGCTCATGCACA GGCATGTGGACCCCACTGCATTCCACGGAACTCTGAGAATCTTCTTCTCAGG ATGGAGGGATAACCCCATGCTTCCAGGAGGGCTGTTGTATGAGGGTATAGTTGAGGAGCCGATGATGCTGTCAGGAGGAAGTGCTGCCCAGAGTTCCTCCATTCAGTGCTTTGATGCGCTACTGGGCATCTGTCATGACGACCATGCAG CATCTTTCCTGAAGCGCATGCGGGAGTACATGCTCCCCTCCCACCGCCAGCTGATAGAGACTCTGTCTGGCTGTCCCCCTCTACGTGACTTTATCCTCTCCTGTTCCAGCCCTTCTCTCTGCGTCAATTATGACTCCTGTGTGTCTGCCCTGGTGAACCTGCGGAGTTATCACCTCTCCGTCGTGACCCGGTACATCACTGTACCTGGTCACCGGGCCCGTGCCATGCGCTGTCCACTCAACGGCGTAGGCTCAGCGTTGGATGAAACTGGCACCGGAGGCTCCAGCCCACTGCCCTTCCTGAAGAGCATCCGTGATGCCACTCAGAGAGCACTGATCTCACAGACCTGA